TTAAGGCTGTAGAACAATTAGGTCAGAATCTTCATATTGAAACGCCACATCGGATTGAAGCATTTGATAACTCCAACATCCAAGGAGCTGACCCAGTTTCCGCTATGGTCGTATTTACTGACGGTAAGCCAGACAAGAAAGAATATCGAAAGTATAAAATTCGTGATGTCAAAGGCCCCGATGATTATGAAACCATGAGGGAAGTCATACGCCGTCGATACAAGCGAGTCGTAAGAGACCAATTGCCTCTCCCAGATTTAATCATTGTGGATGGTGGGAAAGGACAGATGAGTGCAGCTCAAGATGTATTGGAGAATGAGCTTGGCCTTGATATTCCACTTGGCGGATTGGCGAAAGACGAAAAACACCGCACAAGTGAATTGCTGTATGGAGACCCGCCCGCACCTGTTGAAATGGACAGGCAATCACAAGAGTTTTATTTGGTTCAGCGCATCCAAGATGAGGTGCACCGTTTCGCTATTTCTTTCCATAGACAGCTACGTGGTAAGGGAGCCATACAATCTGAATTAGACAAAATCCCTGGAGTCGGAGAGAAACGACGCCGTTTATTGTTGCGCCATTTTAAATCCGTTACTCAAATTAAAGAAGCAAGCGTAGAAGATATTCAGAAGCTTGGAATCCCGTCACCGGTGGCACAAACGATTTTAAATCACTTGAATGCACCAGCAGAAGAGGAAGCTGAAGAAGTTGAGGAATAAACTGTATGAAACATTCAGTTTATTCCTTTTTTTTATTTGACAATGAGAATCGTTATCGATATACTTGTGAACAGCAAATGAAAGCGATTATCAATTGGGGGGTACATAGAATGAAAACAAAAAAATATGCACTTTATGCAGGACTATCTTTATCTTTACTTCTAACGGCTTGTGCAAGCGGAGAAGAGTCCAATGAAGACTCATCTTCTGAGAACCAAACGGAAGAAACGAAACAAGAAGAAAGTAAAGATGAGAAGCAATCGTTTGATGTAGCTCAATCTACAGTAGGAAAGCAAGTTGCTGCCTACCAAGAATTAATGGATGAATTGGGCAAGATGAAAGAAGATCAGGAAGTAGATTGGGAGCTTGTATCCACTACATATAAAGATGACATGCAATCTTCTGTAACTGAAGTAAATGGTGATTTCGACCAAGCCATTTCTAGTGCCATTACAGCTGCGCAAAATGATGAGCTCGAACAAAATGCTGCTCGTCAAATCATAGATAAAGGTCTTCAATCCTATTTCTACCAGAAGCAAAAAGGGATTCATGGAGACATCGTAACTGCTCTTGAAGATGAAAATACAACAGAAGCAGATGAGCAATTCCAACAACTGAATTATTTGGCTGAAGAAGTCTTCATTCCAACTGCTGAAAAACGCGATAGCTATTATGAACTAAGCGGAGATTCAAGCATTGTTCAGAACATCAATGCAGGTTTATCAGCTCAGGAAGAGGCTCTGAACAATGGAAACGCAGATGACTTTGCTGTATATAAGCAAGTGACAGACAAATCCATCTACCGCAGTTATTACCTAGCTGCTCAGTCCTATGCTGAGAAAATTGAGCAAGCAGCATCTGAAAATGCTGAAGAAGCTGAGTTACAGGCTGAGCAAGCCGAAGCTTGGGGATTCTTACAAGCGATTCAAGGTTCTCTATCTGGCGGAGATGAAGAAGCTGCAACTAAATTAAACACGCTCTTTACTTTAAATGAAACAGATCCAGCAACGATTCAATCAGATGAAGTGAAAGATTTATTTGTACAAGCTTTCGTAGGCAAGATCAAGAGTTACCATGAGAAAGCGCCAAAATCGGTTGAAGAAGGAAATCTTACGGATGCCCGTGGAGCAGCTCTAGAAGCAAACGTATTTATGAAGGCAATCGAAATGGCAATGCAGGAACGTCTAGGTGAAGAAGAGTCATCTAATCTTCTTGATAAAGCAGAAACATGGTACGAAGCTATTGAGAACGAAAACCTTGAAGAAGCGAATGCACTAAGTGAGGAAATTGTTTCTTCTCTAGATCAATTAGTGAAATAAGTGCTAAAGAGCTGCATGTAGTCATGCAGCTCTTTTTTGTACAAATGTAGGCAATGGCATATGTTAAAATGAGTAAATGTGTAGATTGAACAGCTTAGAGGTGAATTTGATGAAGGTAGTAGTTACAGGTGGGGCCGGGTTTATCGGAGGTCACCTTTGTGAATATTTGGCGAAACAAGGACATGAGGTCGTTGTAATCGACAATAGATATCCTTATTACGACAATGGGCGTAAAGAGAGAAGGTTGGATAATCTTTCTCGCTATGCAAATGTTCAACTAAATAAGGTGGATTTGTTAGACCGAGAAGGGATAAAGACAATCTTTCAAGATGGTCCTTACGATGCGCTTGTTCATTTAGCCGCTGTACCCGGAGTTCCCTATTCTTTTGAGCAGCCTGAAGAATATATCAAGAATAATATAACCGGTACTTTACATGTGTTGGAACTTGCTGGTGAAGCGCAAATACCTCACGTAATTTTTGGTTCTTCCTCGTCCGTATATGGAGACCAAGAAGGTCCATTGAAAGAAATAGACGCAGTAGGACAGGTAGTTTCTCCCTATGCTGCTTCGAAAGTAAGTGGAGAGGCATATGCACACATGTACCAACACAGGTATGGTTTCCAATTATCCATATTAAGATTTTTCACAGTGTATGGGCCAGAAGGACGTCCAGATATGGCCATTCAAAAGTTTATAGAGCGCGCTCAAGCAGGATTGCCAATAGATGTTTACGGAAAAGGAACTTCCCGTGATTACACGTATATTGACGATATCATCATGGGAATCTATCAAACCCTCCTCTATGCGAAGGGGAATGAAGTGTATAACTTGGGTTCGAATTCGCCCGTTACGCTTGAGGAACTCATAAACGAACTGAAATTGCATTACCCAGCTATTGAAATCAATGAAAAGCCCTATCGGATGGGCGATGTGAAACACACATGGGCGGATATCGACAAAGCTCGAGAGCAACTTGGCTTTACGCCGGCTTACTCATTCCGTGAAGGCCTAAAGCGTACGATAGATTGGCTGAATAGAACAAGATGAGTGTCGTTAAAAGAGGAGTTGGATTTCTTCTATTCCTTTGTTTTATATGGTTAACGCTTCAATTCGTGGATAAAGCGACATTTGGACAAGTATGGGGAGAAATCATATCTTCTCCCAGCATGCTGGCAATTATAACGGTCACATACACGGGTGCATTTATATCTAGAGGCATTGCTTGGCGCTTTTACTCTGGTGTTGAAGGAAGATGGGCTTCTTACTTAGTGCCGTTATATTACTCCTTGTTCTTCAATCACCTCCTTCCTTTTAAGGCGGGGGATTTAATCCGAATTGGAGTTTATCAACAGTTCACCAAAACGACGTGGAAATCAGCTGCTTCCGATGTGATTGTGATGAGAAGTCTAGACCTATTCTGTCTTGCTGTATTGGCGATTATTGGTACTGGGGTTTACATCTCTCCTTCATATTGGTGGGTGTTAATCGGTATAGCAAGTGGAGGCTTACTCTTTGTAATCCTTTTGAGATGGAAGGGAGTGCCTAGTTGGTTGAACACTCCAATCCGGCTTATTGCGACAAGAAAGGGAGTTCTCATAGTAGGTCTTGTTGCAATAAGTTGGATTCTAGAAGGTTATGTTTTGTATGGCTTTCTTTCCATGCTTGATTGGAAGGGAACGGTATTTGAGAGCTTGTGGGCAACTTCTGTAGCCGTGGCAAGTGGAGTATTTCAAATTACACCGGGGAATTTAGCAGCTTATGAAAGTGTCATGACCGGTGCCCTAGTAGCAGTGGGACTCCCCGTTACGTCCGCCTACTTGATTGCGTTAACCACACACATTTACAAATTCATCTATTCCTTCGCTTTTGGGATACTCGTTATCATCCTATTTCCTATTTCCTTTAGTGGAGTTAAAGAATGGTTAAAAGAAAGAGTGAATTAATTTGAGAGAAGCATCAGCATTTGAAAAAGTAGCAGCAAGGTGTTGGAACCTTCTTAATGAAGGAAAGCCGTTTACCCCCATATTTGTAATGGGGACAATGGTGCTATTCCAACTTTTCTTTGGGGTCTCCTCATGGCAGGCACTTTCCATTGGAGTAGTATACGTACTGCCTCTAATCCTTCTATTTATTAAATATGATTTCCCTTTACTATTAAGGAACTATCTGTGGATTCCATTGGTAGCCTTTTTAATGATTTGGCAAGTAAATTATTTGTCGTTATGGTTGTTCGCACTCGGGTTGTATTTCTTCTTTACGGTGTTTTTCTGGGGGACGATATACTACCACTTACGAATTGGAACAACGCTTTGGAATTTCACCCGATTCTGGAAGCTTGTACTTAAGAACAGTGATTCTACAAGCGGGAATGCTCAAGAGCAAATTCCTAAGTTTCTCCTAATCCTAGGGGTATGGCAGTTGGCAGTGGACTCAATCGAACTAAACGGTTGGCTTATCCCTTCTTTAGAAGAGTTAGGTTGGTTCTACTTAGGGATTATTCTATTTACTTGGATTCTTCATCATGCTCTATTTGATTGGAAGCCAAAGCCATATGATACGTATACGAAAGACCATTATCCACAACCGTTAGATTCCGTCAGTGATCGAGTTATTGTCATTGTAATAGATGGAATGCGTAAAGATCGTTATGAAGCTGCCCACACACCGTTTCTCGATTCGTTAAAGAAGAATGGGACAGAGTACACGCTCATGGAAACGGTCTATCCAGCACGTACGGTCGTCTGTTTCACATCTATGTTTACTGGAACGTATCCGATGGAGCATGGAATTAAGTCTAATATGGTATGGAATTCTGGTTCACAATCAGAGAGTATATTCGATTCACTACGTAAAGTGAACAAACATGGACGATTACTTGGAATTGCTCACCTTGTCGATACATTAGGAGACGATGTAGATACGGTGACTGCTGTTATGAATAACGATGTAGCAGACCGTCACATTGTGGAGAAAGGTAAACGTCTAATGAAGGAAGAGAACCCTGACCTCTTTGTTATGCAATTAATTAGTACGGACCAAACGGGACATAGTCGCGGGGTACTTTATGATGACTACATCGAGAAGATAGAAGAAACAGATGCGCTTGTTAAGGAGTATGTGGATTGGCTTCAGCAGGAGGGATACATGGACAATACCACAGTAATGGTCTGTGCCGATCACGGGCAAGCAGATGGAATTGGTGGTCATGGTCATTTGGACGAAGGAGAGCGTTTTGTGCCTTTCTTTATGTACGGACCCTCTATAAACCAAGGGAAGCGTGTGGAGGAGAAACATAGCCTAGTATCTATGGCCCCGACTATCGCTCACTTATTGGGAACACCATTTCCGGAACAGTCAAGAGGACGTATCTTAACTGAAGCGATTCGGAGTTCAAAGGAGTCTAATTCATGAAACATGTCGTTGTATTCGTACCAGCCTATAACGAAGAAGAAAATATTGTAGAAATGATGCAATCTATCCCAAAGCAAATCCCTGGAGTGCGAGTGACGGTAATTGTCATTGATGATGGTTCATCTGACCGAACGGTTGAGTTAGCCCGCGAAGCAGGAGCAGACCATACGTATTCACTGGGGGAGAATAGAGGATTAGGGGCTGCCGTAAGAGAAGGGTTACGCCGTTCTTGTGAACTTTCTTGCGATGTGTCCGTCATGATTGACGCAGACTTAGAGTATCCTGCTCGTCAAATACCAGAGCTGATTGAACCCATCTTAAACGATGAAGTGGATTATGTAATGGGATCAAGGTTCTTAGGGACAATTACAGGCATGAAACTTCACAGACGGCTTGGAAACTATTTGTTCACATTCATTCAATCTTTGCTACTGAAACGATGGATCTATGATGGGCAATCAGGAATGAGGGCTTTCTCAAGAGAGGCCGCTGAAAAAGCGACAATCATTCATGACTATAATTATGCGCAAGTCCTTACCTTAAATCTAATCCGAAAGAACTTTCGCATGAAAGAGATTCCAATACAATATAAAGTGCGAGAGAAAGGACAATCGTTCATTAAATTTAAAGCCTACCTATCGTCTGTCATCCCTGCGATAGTTAGGGAAATGAGATCAAATCCTTCCCCTAAAAGAGGGGAAGCGGTTGAGTCTAGAAGAACGTCCTAAAAAATTGAAAACGTTCTCTATCTTGTCTTGACTCTAACATTGATAATGATTATCATTAGGTTAGGAGGTCTCAAATGAAAAACATTATCATTCCTGTCATAATAGCAACTTTTATACTTACATTAAGTTTACCTAGTAAAGGATCAGCATACTCTTACGGGGACCCCGGGGAAGAAAAGATTGCTGAAGCTTATAAGGAACTTGAACAATATGTTAAGAACGATGAATGGTCTAAAGCCGAACAATTGATGGAAAGCAATCGGGAAGATTTTGAGCTTTACTTTACGCAAACCCTTCCTCTAGTAGATGAAGGGCTGGAAGAACGAGACGAAGAGAAATTGTTAGGAGCTTATCGAACGGCTCTTCGATTGAATATTGACCGCCGACTTCACTTTGCTAAAGATAATTTCGACGATTATTCCCAAGCGAAATTATTACTCGCTAAAGCAAGAGGAACTTTCAATGTGTTAGAGCCTTATGTCCTTGAACAGTCCGATCAACAGACGGTTGACCAAGTGTACACGGACTTTGATGAAGCGTTAGCTTCGCTTGGGAACCCTGGTTTGTTTGGAGTTGGGAACGAAGAAAGCGACCAAGATACGTTTAATGAGAAAGTTACATCAATCAACGATACATTAAGTAACTATTTCACGTTGCCAGAAGGTTCATCGAATGATGGTGAACTAACAGAAGAAAACTTAAACCTTGAAGAAGCAAATGAAGGTAACAGTGCAATCTGGAAGTGGATAGCCATTGGATTAGGAGTCATCATGGCTGTTTTAATTGCTTTCAATCAAGTTCGGAAACGGAAGAAAGACTGATGTAAAGGGGGAGTATCCATGGATTTTCAAGCCTTTCTAATCACACTTCGGGAAGCGTTAGAAGCCATCTTAATTGTTGGGTTGATTCTAAGCTATCTAACCCGCTTAAATGCTAAGAAATATCATCCGTGGGTTTTTGCTGGGGTTGGATTAGCTTTAGTAAGCAGTTATGTTGTAGCTTTACTGTTCCAAGTTGTATTTACTGGCTTTGCAAGCTTTGGCTCAGAGACATACTTGAAAATAGGGATTATGTTTGCTTCGGTGTTCCTACTGTCACATATGGTGATGTGGATGACCAAAGAATCTAAAAATGTGAATGGGGACATGCAGAAGAAAATTAATGCGGCTGTAACGGCAGGGAGTGTCACAGCGCTTGTTGTACATACGTATTTGATTGTTCTTCGTGAAGGTGTTGAAACTGTCTTTTTCTTCGCTGCGATTAGCGGTGGAGATATCGAGTCCGTGTTTACAAGTTACGGAGCGCTCAGTGGTCTCATGCTTGCATTAATCCTTGGATATTTGTTCTTTACCGGTACAATGAAATTCTCTTTAAAGACATTCTTTAGAGTGACAGGAATTATGATTATGTTTATTGCTGCAGGGTTGCTCGTACAAGGAGTTGGGATGCTTCAAGACCTTGGTAAGCTTGGGTCAGTGTACGAGACTGTGCAGGGAGAGCCTAAGTCGGTTTATAATATTGTTGGATTTATGCCTGAACACTATCAAGACGAGGTGCACTATGTCCGCGATACTGGAGAAGATGTTGTAATTAGTGGTCAAATCGGACTTTTCTTGGCAGCCATGTTTGGTTACAGTCACAATCCGACAGTTGAACAAATTGCTGCTTATTGGCTATATTTTGCTTTCATTATTGTCGCAAATCTTGTGGCAAGCAAAGGGTGGCTTCAGAGAAAGAAGAAAGAAACCGAACCAGAAGTTCAAGCACAACAGGCAATGCCGCGTGAACATGTGAATTAAGATTTAATGAACCCGTCTTGGTTAAGGCGGGTTTTTTATGGAGATATAGGAGCAGTTTAAAATGGGGGATAGATTTGTCTGGTAGTAAAAAAGTATTGATTGTTGGATTTTGTTTATATGTAATTATTGGCATCATCAGATTCTTAAACGTGAGTGCCTTTGCAAGTAGCTGGGATATTGTAGATTTCGCTCTTGGGATTGAACGCTTTGATATGTTGGATATGCAACCTCATTTCCCGGGCTATCCTTTCTTTATTTTAGGTGGCATGCTCGTTCATTTATTTATTAAGGATTTAACACTTTCCTTATCCGTTTGGAATACAATTGTCTCCTTGAGTACGATCTTTCCGTTATGGTGGATGGTAAGAAAGAGAGCCTCTGTCCTCTATAGTACGCTCGCCGTACTTGTTGTACATACAATTCCATTTGTCCAACTAGCCTTTGTCGCCCCCATGTCAGAGGGGATGGCACTTTCAGTCGTGATCTGGTTAATTTGGTCAATTGACCGTCTACAGGCAGGAAAACATGTGGCACATGCATTTCTCCCAGCGATTTTCTTTGCCTTATTAATGGGTGTAAGGGTCTCATATCTCCCTTTAGGGATTGGCTTGTTGTGGGTATGGAAGTGGGTATATAAGAATGTCGGAGCTACGATGCTGTTCATACATATTGGGGTTTCTGTAAGTCTGCAGTTCATATGGGTGGGAGGATTAATTCAATCTCTCGGTGGTTTGAGTAGCTTTTGGTTTGTGGCTTCTCAATTTGTTGAAGGGCACTTTACAGAATGGGGCGGTTCCGTCGTAACTCACAGTCTTACCTGGTGGGAAAGAGGATACACGTTTTTGTGGAATAATGTAGCGTGGATAGGCTTTGGTGTTACGAACTCACTTTTACTTGTTCTTTGGGTATTCGTCATTGTAGTTGCTCTTACGAAGGCCATTCAACTAAGAACAATGAATTGGATGCTAGTCTTTATGGGGGGAGGTTATCTACTATGGGCATTCTTCGCTCAGAATATTGATAAAGCTAGACACATACTTCCTCTTGTCTTGATTTTAGCGTTAGGGGCCCTATTGGTCTTAGCTACTCAGCCAAGACGCATGACGGCCTTCTTGCTTACCGCTGTACTATTCATTCAGCTTCCTCTGTCGACCATACACATGTACAATCAATCTCATCAGATCCCTGCAACCTATCAACTTGCCTCTTATGTTGAACAATTACCTAATGCGAGTATGGTATATACGTGGGAAGAAGAACGAACGTTTGATTACTTGGAGATTAAGACACCTTACAAAAAGATTAAGACATACCCTCTCTTCTTAGAGGATATGTCAATAGAATCTCATCAACATGTGTATGTAACAGATGCGGTCTTAAACGGTTTTAGACAACAGGGGTATGACGTAGAAGAGCATGTTCGCTACGTTGAAACGTTTACTTCCAAAGCCCTTTATCATCCTGTTTATCACGAAATCACCTTGTATAAGTGGATTACAAGACCACATGCAGAATAACTTTTGATTTTTTCTTTTCCGTTTCAAAGATACATTCCGCTTCTTGCCCCATGATCAATTCAATCTGCTGAGCAAGAAATCCTGCTTCCATCCGGAACGAGTATGGACTTTTGTAGGACAGGCGCTTTTCGATGAATTCGCCAGTTAACTCAAAGTAATACTCGTTCTTCTTTTCTTTCAACAACTGCAAGTTTCCCCAAGCCATTGCCGCAAAGAAAGTTCCAATTTCATCTATGGATTCACACGGGTACATCCGTGATAAATTTCTCCCTATGTAGTATAAGACGGTGTCGCTCTCTTTCCCGAGTAAATCGGGAAGAACTTTTGTCCGAAGCACTTCATGTCCCATTTGAGTGGAAGGGATATCTTTAAATTCATCAAAAAGGTTAGCAATCTGTTCATTCATCGTTTGTCTCATCCTCTCTCCCTCTATTATTACAGTGAAGTGATTTAAACTTCAATAATGAAAAAATCACTTTTTTCAATGATTTGTAGTTTCTTCTTTCAATTCTTTATGGTGATTCCAAATGTTGTGCAAGATTACATGCTGTTCTTGTTAAACTTTATAGATTGTTACGTGAAAGGAATAGGGCAACGATTCCTGCTGTATAAGGGGGTTTCTCCTTGTTTCTTACAAGCATGTTCGTTATAGAAATACGAACAGCATTTCTTGACGCTATCTACTGATAGAAGTACAATAAACATGATATAAATTTGTACAATTTTACAGGCAAGCGCATGGGTAAAAAATTTTACCCATTTATTAAAGCGCTTTAATGTCTGAAAAGTGCACAAAGTGAGACTTTTATTTACATTCTGAGGGGGGTAAGCAAGACACATGGCAACCAATCGTGAGTTTATGTTACGAAGACTACATTCTTTACTAGGAGTTATTCCGGTTGGAATTTTCTTGATCCAACACTTAGTTGTCAACCATTTTGCTACAGGTGGGAGAGAGGCATTTAACAATGCTGCACACTTTATGGAAAGTTTGCCGTTTCGTTACGTGTTAGAAATCGTTATTATTTTCCTTCCCCTGTTGTTTCACTCCATATATGGCGTGTACATTGCGTTTACAGCTTCAGGTAGCAATGCAGTCAGATACGGGTATTTTCGTAATGTAATGTTCTATTTGCAACGAATCTCCGGAATCATCACACTGATTTTCGTATCTTGGCACGTTTGGGAGACGAGATTAGCAGCGGCATTTAGAGATGTGGAAATTAATTTTGATTTAATGGCAGACATTTTGTCATCTAACTTTATGCTAGGATTCTACATTGTTGGTGTGATTTCAACAACATTCCACTTTGCTAATGGCTTGTGGTCATTCTGTGTGACATGGGGGATTACTCAGTCTCCACGTTCGCAGCGTATCTTTACATACGTATCTCTTGCGGTATTCTTGGCGCTATCTGTAGTAGGGGTGCGTGCAATTCTAGCGTTTGTATAAAGAGCATTCATAGTTTCATGGATTTGTAGACATAAAGGGAGTGAGTTTCACATGAGTAATGAAAATATAGTCGTTGTCGGTGGTGGCCTTGCTGGGTTGATGGCAACCATTAAAGCAGCAGAAGCAGGCGTACACGTCGATTTACTATCGCTAGTACCCGTTAAGCGTTCTCACTCTGTATGTGCGCAAGGTGGGATTAACGGCGCAGTAAATACAAAAGGGGAAGGTGACTCTCCTTGGGAGCACTTTGACGACACGGTATATGGTGGGGACTTCCTAGCCAATCAGCCTCCTGTTAAGGCAATGGCAGATGCCGCACCAAGTATCATTCATATGTTGGACCGAATGGGCGTTATGTTCAATCGTACACCAGAAGGGTTGCTTGACTTTAGACGTTTCGGAGGTACACAACACCACCGAACCGCTTATGCAGGTGCTACAACTGGCCAGCAATTATTATATGCATTAGATGAGCAAGTTCGTCGTTATGAAGTAGCGGGACTTGTGACGAAATATGAAGGTTGGGAATTTCTGTCCCCAATTATTGATGACAAAGGGATTGGCA
This genomic interval from Pontibacillus halophilus JSM 076056 = DSM 19796 contains the following:
- a CDS encoding YslB family protein, translating into MRQTMNEQIANLFDEFKDIPSTQMGHEVLRTKVLPDLLGKESDTVLYYIGRNLSRMYPCESIDEIGTFFAAMAWGNLQLLKEKKNEYYFELTGEFIEKRLSYKSPYSFRMEAGFLAQQIELIMGQEAECIFETEKKKSKVILHVVL
- a CDS encoding FTR1 family iron permease, which produces MDFQAFLITLREALEAILIVGLILSYLTRLNAKKYHPWVFAGVGLALVSSYVVALLFQVVFTGFASFGSETYLKIGIMFASVFLLSHMVMWMTKESKNVNGDMQKKINAAVTAGSVTALVVHTYLIVLREGVETVFFFAAISGGDIESVFTSYGALSGLMLALILGYLFFTGTMKFSLKTFFRVTGIMIMFIAAGLLVQGVGMLQDLGKLGSVYETVQGEPKSVYNIVGFMPEHYQDEVHYVRDTGEDVVISGQIGLFLAAMFGYSHNPTVEQIAAYWLYFAFIIVANLVASKGWLQRKKKETEPEVQAQQAMPREHVN
- a CDS encoding succinate dehydrogenase cytochrome b558 subunit; translation: MATNREFMLRRLHSLLGVIPVGIFLIQHLVVNHFATGGREAFNNAAHFMESLPFRYVLEIVIIFLPLLFHSIYGVYIAFTASGSNAVRYGYFRNVMFYLQRISGIITLIFVSWHVWETRLAAAFRDVEINFDLMADILSSNFMLGFYIVGVISTTFHFANGLWSFCVTWGITQSPRSQRIFTYVSLAVFLALSVVGVRAILAFV
- a CDS encoding glycosyltransferase family 2 protein, whose translation is MKHVVVFVPAYNEEENIVEMMQSIPKQIPGVRVTVIVIDDGSSDRTVELAREAGADHTYSLGENRGLGAAVREGLRRSCELSCDVSVMIDADLEYPARQIPELIEPILNDEVDYVMGSRFLGTITGMKLHRRLGNYLFTFIQSLLLKRWIYDGQSGMRAFSREAAEKATIIHDYNYAQVLTLNLIRKNFRMKEIPIQYKVREKGQSFIKFKAYLSSVIPAIVREMRSNPSPKRGEAVESRRTS
- a CDS encoding NAD-dependent epimerase/dehydratase family protein; protein product: MKVVVTGGAGFIGGHLCEYLAKQGHEVVVIDNRYPYYDNGRKERRLDNLSRYANVQLNKVDLLDREGIKTIFQDGPYDALVHLAAVPGVPYSFEQPEEYIKNNITGTLHVLELAGEAQIPHVIFGSSSSVYGDQEGPLKEIDAVGQVVSPYAASKVSGEAYAHMYQHRYGFQLSILRFFTVYGPEGRPDMAIQKFIERAQAGLPIDVYGKGTSRDYTYIDDIIMGIYQTLLYAKGNEVYNLGSNSPVTLEELINELKLHYPAIEINEKPYRMGDVKHTWADIDKAREQLGFTPAYSFREGLKRTIDWLNRTR
- a CDS encoding lysylphosphatidylglycerol synthase transmembrane domain-containing protein: MSVVKRGVGFLLFLCFIWLTLQFVDKATFGQVWGEIISSPSMLAIITVTYTGAFISRGIAWRFYSGVEGRWASYLVPLYYSLFFNHLLPFKAGDLIRIGVYQQFTKTTWKSAASDVIVMRSLDLFCLAVLAIIGTGVYISPSYWWVLIGIASGGLLFVILLRWKGVPSWLNTPIRLIATRKGVLIVGLVAISWILEGYVLYGFLSMLDWKGTVFESLWATSVAVASGVFQITPGNLAAYESVMTGALVAVGLPVTSAYLIALTTHIYKFIYSFAFGILVIILFPISFSGVKEWLKERVN
- a CDS encoding alkaline phosphatase family protein, whose amino-acid sequence is MREASAFEKVAARCWNLLNEGKPFTPIFVMGTMVLFQLFFGVSSWQALSIGVVYVLPLILLFIKYDFPLLLRNYLWIPLVAFLMIWQVNYLSLWLFALGLYFFFTVFFWGTIYYHLRIGTTLWNFTRFWKLVLKNSDSTSGNAQEQIPKFLLILGVWQLAVDSIELNGWLIPSLEELGWFYLGIILFTWILHHALFDWKPKPYDTYTKDHYPQPLDSVSDRVIVIVIDGMRKDRYEAAHTPFLDSLKKNGTEYTLMETVYPARTVVCFTSMFTGTYPMEHGIKSNMVWNSGSQSESIFDSLRKVNKHGRLLGIAHLVDTLGDDVDTVTAVMNNDVADRHIVEKGKRLMKEENPDLFVMQLISTDQTGHSRGVLYDDYIEKIEETDALVKEYVDWLQQEGYMDNTTVMVCADHGQADGIGGHGHLDEGERFVPFFMYGPSINQGKRVEEKHSLVSMAPTIAHLLGTPFPEQSRGRILTEAIRSSKESNS